A window of Echeneis naucrates chromosome 13, fEcheNa1.1, whole genome shotgun sequence contains these coding sequences:
- the dus4l gene encoding tRNA-dihydrouridine(20a/20b) synthase [NAD(P)+]-like yields MKTWNRNSNIMDMFEEGKVLKICAPMVRYSKLAFRSLVRKYSCDICFTPMIVAADFMRSVKARDSEFTTNEHDRPLIVQFAAHDAQTLADAACVVAPFSDGVDLNCGCPQRWAMSAGYGACLINKPELVKDMVRHVRNQVDNPNYAASIKIRIHKDLRRTVDLCQKAESAGVSWITVHGRTAEERHQPVHYDAIKTIKDSISVPVIANGDIKYLRDVESTHRLTGVDGVMSARGLLANPAMFAGYEDTPLKCIWDWVDISIEQGTPFTCFHHHLIYMLERVSSQPERKVFNSLSSTSAVIDYLQNTYGSVQELGT; encoded by the exons ATGAAGACCTGGAACCGTAACTCCAACATTATGGACATGTTTGAAGAGGGCAAAGTCCTGAAAATATGTGCCCCAATGGTTCGTTATTCAAA ACTGGCGTTCAGGTCCTTGGTGAGGAAATACAGCTGTGACATCTGCTTCACCCCGATGATAGTGGCTGCTGACTTTATGCGATCTGTCAAAGCCAGAGACAGCGAATTCACCACCAACGAGC ATGATCGGCCCCTGATAGTGCAGTTTGCTGCCCATGATGCCCAAACCCTGGCTGATGCAGCCTGTGTGGTGGCACCTTTCTCAGACGGAGTTGACCTCAACTGTGGCTGTCCCCAGAG ATGGGCGATGTCGGCTGGGTATGGCGCATGCCTCATCAACAAACCTGAGCTTGTGAAAGACATGGTCAGACATGTCAGAAACCAAGTGGACAATCCCAACTATGCTGCATCCATCAAAATTAg AATTCATAAGGATTTGAGGCGTACAGTGGATCTTTGCCAGAAGGCTGAATCAGCTGGTGTCTCTTGGATAACCGTACATGGTCGTACAGCAGAAGAACGCCACCAGCCAGTCCATTACGATGCCATAAAGACAATCAAAGACAGCATATCTGTACCTGTCATTGCCAATGGGGACATAAAATATCTCCGTGATGTGGAGTCCACCCACCGGCTTACTGGCGTTGATG GTGTGATGTCTGCACGGGGTTTGCTTGCTAATCCTGCAATGTTTGCTGGCTATGAGGATACGCCTTTGAAATGCATATGGGACTGGGTGGACATTTCTATTGAGCAAGGCACTCCATTCACCTGCTTCCACCACCATCTTATCTACATGCTGGAGAGAGTGAGCTCCCAGCCTGAAAGGAAAGTGTTCAATTCTCTGTCCAGTACCTCAGCTGTAATCGATTACCTCCAGAACACATACGGATCGGTGCAAGAACTGGGAACATGA